One Acidobacteriota bacterium genomic region harbors:
- the aroB gene encoding 3-dehydroquinate synthase produces MPPHTLEVHTRSAQVSRIVIARGLLASLGDAVAEACPRASRVVVVSSPRVWGLHGDTIGRGLASIASDITPVLVPDGEKAKTMATMGKVHDALVQQGVDRKAVLVVVGGGVIGDLAGFAAASYLRGIRLVHVPTTVVAQTDSAIGGKVGVNHRLGKNLLGAFHQPALVAVDPDALATLSRRELRAGLYEVVKYGVIASAELFEQCVRTMPALLDGTPDALLPVITTCCAIKADVVTKDEREDGLRRILNFGHTIGHALEAVTHYRLLRHGEAVAYGMRAASAIAVARGTWSVGDDAALCAVLDGMGPLPAIGGLDVSAILDATRRDKKVVAGALHFVLPTRIGDTTIVTDVDQRQVRLGLAAIGLV; encoded by the coding sequence ATGCCTCCTCATACTCTCGAGGTCCACACGCGGTCCGCTCAGGTCTCGCGCATCGTCATCGCCCGGGGTCTGCTCGCCTCGCTCGGCGACGCGGTCGCGGAGGCCTGCCCTCGCGCGTCACGCGTCGTCGTCGTCTCGTCGCCGCGCGTGTGGGGCCTGCACGGCGACACCATTGGCCGCGGGCTGGCGTCGATCGCCTCCGACATCACGCCCGTGCTCGTCCCCGACGGCGAGAAGGCCAAGACGATGGCGACGATGGGGAAGGTGCACGACGCGCTGGTCCAGCAGGGCGTGGATCGGAAGGCGGTGCTCGTGGTGGTCGGCGGCGGCGTCATCGGCGATCTCGCCGGGTTCGCCGCGGCGAGCTACCTGCGCGGCATCAGGCTCGTGCACGTGCCCACCACCGTCGTCGCGCAGACAGACAGCGCGATCGGCGGCAAGGTCGGCGTGAACCACAGACTCGGCAAGAACCTGCTCGGCGCGTTCCATCAGCCGGCGCTCGTGGCGGTCGACCCGGACGCACTGGCCACGCTGAGCCGGCGTGAACTGCGGGCCGGATTGTACGAAGTGGTCAAGTACGGCGTGATCGCGTCAGCGGAGCTCTTCGAACAATGCGTGCGCACGATGCCCGCACTGCTCGACGGCACGCCCGACGCACTGCTCCCAGTGATCACCACGTGCTGCGCGATCAAGGCGGACGTCGTGACCAAGGACGAACGCGAGGACGGCCTGCGGCGCATCCTCAACTTCGGCCACACGATCGGACACGCGCTGGAAGCGGTGACCCACTACCGTCTGCTGCGGCATGGCGAAGCGGTGGCGTACGGCATGCGCGCCGCGTCGGCCATCGCCGTCGCGCGCGGCACGTGGAGTGTCGGCGACGACGCCGCGCTGTGTGCCGTGCTCGACGGCATGGGGCCGCTGCCCGCCATCGGCGGCCTCGACGTGTCAGCGATCCTCGACGCAACGCGGCGCGACAAGAAGGTTGTCGCCGGCGCGCTGCACTTCGTCCTGCCCACCCGCATCGGCGACACCACCATCGTCACCGACGTCGACCAACGCCAGGTCCGCCTCGGCCTCGCCGCAATCGGGTTGGTATAG
- the nadB gene encoding L-aspartate oxidase produces MTPRHDFLVIGSGIAALRAALALTSRGRVCVLTKGEPAQGNTGWAQGGIAVALGEDDSPELHFDDTLAAGDGLCEPETVRALVVEGPHYVSELLAWGARFDRLPDGRLEPTREAAHSVRRVLHAEDATGREISRVLHDRVAQFPAITIVDHASVTGLLCEDGRCVGAVYRDSDDRRHEVRAVATLLATGGAGQVFAQTTNPWVTTGDGMAMAFEAGAAIADLEFVQVHPTVLDVPGRARFLLSEALRGEGARLVNASGEAFMSRYEASAELAPRDRVARAIVRERQRTGAPIRLSLAHLADLDVHARFPQISEVCRAAGLDLATDPIPVSPAVHYVMGGVVTDLDGRTSIPGLYAAGEVACTGVHGANRLASNSLLEGLVFGARAGAVMGETPRVRDAWPAGRLVVMESLRRTADGSMPDDLDVASVRARAWRDIGLVRTPEGLRDAEAYFSRAYAGCVSARETGLAAAHLRNLVTVAYLMARAALRRQESRGGHYRTDFPERRDDDWGTHWGDRASTRHI; encoded by the coding sequence GTGACGCCCCGACACGATTTCCTGGTGATCGGCAGCGGTATCGCTGCGCTCCGAGCCGCGCTGGCGCTGACCAGTCGTGGGCGTGTCTGCGTGCTCACCAAGGGCGAGCCCGCGCAGGGCAACACGGGCTGGGCGCAGGGCGGCATCGCGGTGGCGCTCGGCGAAGACGATTCGCCGGAGCTGCACTTCGACGACACGCTGGCGGCGGGCGACGGGTTGTGCGAACCGGAGACCGTTCGTGCGCTCGTCGTGGAAGGGCCACATTACGTGTCGGAGTTGCTCGCGTGGGGTGCGCGCTTCGATCGACTGCCAGACGGGCGCCTGGAGCCGACGCGCGAGGCTGCGCACAGCGTGCGGCGCGTGCTGCACGCCGAGGACGCGACGGGGCGCGAGATCAGCCGGGTACTGCACGACCGCGTTGCGCAGTTCCCGGCCATCACCATCGTCGATCACGCGAGCGTGACGGGCCTGCTGTGCGAGGACGGGCGATGCGTAGGCGCCGTCTATCGCGATAGCGACGATCGTCGTCACGAGGTACGCGCCGTGGCCACGCTGCTGGCGACGGGTGGCGCGGGGCAGGTGTTCGCGCAGACCACGAACCCGTGGGTGACCACGGGCGACGGGATGGCCATGGCATTCGAGGCCGGCGCGGCGATCGCCGACCTCGAGTTCGTGCAGGTCCATCCGACGGTGCTCGACGTTCCGGGGCGGGCGCGGTTCCTGTTGTCGGAGGCGCTGCGTGGTGAAGGCGCGCGGCTCGTGAACGCGAGCGGCGAGGCGTTCATGTCGCGCTACGAGGCGTCGGCGGAACTGGCGCCGCGCGACCGCGTGGCGCGCGCGATCGTGCGTGAGCGCCAACGGACCGGTGCGCCGATCCGTCTGTCGCTGGCGCATCTTGCGGATCTCGACGTCCACGCACGGTTCCCCCAGATTTCGGAGGTCTGCCGTGCGGCGGGGCTCGATCTGGCCACGGACCCGATTCCCGTGAGCCCGGCGGTGCACTACGTCATGGGCGGCGTGGTCACCGACCTCGATGGCCGGACATCGATCCCGGGGCTGTATGCGGCGGGAGAAGTGGCGTGTACGGGCGTGCATGGCGCCAATCGACTGGCGAGCAATTCGCTGCTCGAAGGGCTCGTGTTCGGGGCGCGTGCCGGCGCGGTGATGGGCGAGACGCCGCGCGTTCGTGATGCATGGCCGGCGGGGCGACTGGTCGTCATGGAATCGCTTCGACGCACCGCGGATGGATCGATGCCAGACGACCTTGACGTCGCGAGCGTGCGTGCGCGTGCCTGGCGCGACATCGGACTGGTGCGCACGCCCGAAGGACTGCGTGATGCCGAGGCGTACTTCTCGCGCGCGTACGCGGGGTGCGTGTCGGCGCGCGAGACCGGGTTGGCCGCGGCGCACCTGCGGAATCTGGTGACGGTGGCGTACCTGATGGCGCGCGCCGCACTGCGCCGCCAGGAAAGCCGCGGCGGCCACTACCGCACGGACTTCCCCGAACGTCGAGACGACGACTGGGGGACGCATTGGGGGGACAGGGCCTCCACGAGACACATATGA